A genomic segment from Gossypium hirsutum isolate 1008001.06 chromosome D04, Gossypium_hirsutum_v2.1, whole genome shotgun sequence encodes:
- the LOC107899506 gene encoding RING-H2 finger protein ATL73 — protein MDPANGAQDSGSFLTPLLISLAGIVATCLALIVYHFLLVKYCLRWGDQPDDATNPSIPTGLQHKILETIPILSFSRDKDEELGTHQTECAVCLGELKEGETIRLLPNCRHLFHVPCIDNWFLAHSTCPICRTLVDYSSLESPPANHIGGERVPYLARNIGQGGDQAASTSGVQSNTLLRHCLPLVFPRESKTHVITGLKGSLSMDQFHIYINLIDDSGDASSSTSKMILWKSNSCKAPSMRQLDRMSSLLRSFSQLRVGRSRTSYGILPY, from the coding sequence ATGGATCCTGCAAATGGTGCTCAAGATTCAGGGTCCTTTCTGACTCCTTTGTTGATTTCCTTGGCCGGCATAGTTGCCACTTGTCTAGCACTAATTGTATACCATTTTTTACTTGTCAAATACTGCCTGAGATGGGGAGATCAACCGGATGATGCCACAAATCCCTCCATACCAACTGGGCTTCAACATAAAATCCTGGAAACAATTCCAATCCTGTCTTTCTCCAGGGATAAAGATGAAGAATTGGGCACTCATCAAACTGAATGCGCTGTTTGCTTGGGAGAACTAAAGGAAGGGGAGACTATCCGCTTGTTGCCAAACTGCAGGCATTTGTTTCATGTCCCGTGCATTGACAATTGGTTTTTGGCACATTCTACCTGTCCTATTTGTCGAACACTTGTAGACTATTCTAGTTTAGAATCGCCTCCGGCCAACCATATTGGAGGAGAAAGGGTTCCGTATTTGGCTCGAAACATCGGACAAGGTGGCGATCAGGCCGCATCAACTTCCGGGGTTCAGTCAAATACTTTGTTAAGACATTGTCTGCCCCTGGTGTTCCCTAGAGAAAGTAAAACACATGTGATCACAGGGTTGAAGGGATCCTTGTCAATGGATCAGTTCCACATATACATTAACTTAATAGATGACAGTGGAGATgcttcttcttcaacatcaaaGATGATTTTGTGGAAGAGCAATTCTTGTAAGGCTCCATCTATGAGACAGTTGGATCGAATGTCTTCATTGTTGAGGTCTTTCTCACAATTGCGAGTAGGTAGGAGTAGAACCAGTTATGGAATTCTTCCTTATTAA